A region of Plasmodium falciparum 3D7 genome assembly, chromosome: 12 DNA encodes the following proteins:
- a CDS encoding erythrocyte membrane protein 1, PfEMP1 — translation MGPQPAVTDYSKATNVKYLFDLIGETVQKKAKEKADVASRKYFEELHGDLSKATYKKDKNPEGTTPPNPCKLEYQYHTNVTKGEDKEYPCLGRKTVRFSDKEGAECYKTKIKDSTTDTVGACAPYRRLYMCDRNLEHIEPTKITTHNLLLDVCLAAQYEGQSISQNHGKHQLSYPDSPSQLCTELARSFADIGDIVRGRDLYRGNNRENDKLEKKLKGYFKKIYDNLVEKKKEEAETDYKDDAPDFYQLREDWWALNRQDVWKAITCDAHDSRYRKMGADGSITESAMRQCRNVADVPTNFDYVPQYLRWFEEWAEDFCRKRKHKLKDAIQKCRGQDGTGKDRYCDLNRYDCKRTISAKHELVQGEECKKCSVVCIPFGPWIDNQKQEFEKQKNKYTNEINKKHDETTKEISGNRRKKRSLTTKNYKGYDEEFYKIFKDEYPDVDKFLDLLSKETACESQPYDEPRTISINFKNYKNPDIFSHTEYCQACPWCGMTCTFDGKCTKNPEELCHHKIVQKEYPDTNTTDIPILTPDTTKSNIVEKYRNFCNSSDDNNSDQINNWQCHYDESKKSGQNDNCVEGTWQNFKKDQKVTSYNAFFWKWVSEMLDDSIKWRAELDKCLKNDKKTCGKKKCNRDCKCFKKWVEQKKEKEWKAIKKHFKKQKDMIETGMPPEMALKILLNDVFLQDMEKAQGDPQHIAKIKELLKKNDEKVNNLSNMETIFDFLLQEEEQDAQKCVSNNPEKCEETQKPPTDGAPGGAGPSPDTGTDDNLEDIDSDGEEDDDVSHVDEEEPEDNPVEGSSEEEKQEVVKDTEAAVPKQDTQPKEEVNPCKIVEELFKSTKNFEDACGLKYGKNYGWKCVPTTSDKGSEPTARGHSHVARSADGAPSGDKDGAICIPPRRRKLYLHKIEGVDTTDDKSLRKWFIESAAVETFFLWDRYKKLNTPQSGSPLLGGGLPGVGVENGDDENNPEKLLQKGEIPDGFLRQMFYTLGDYRDILFSGDKDKKNGYSDIVSGDNVIKERENTIKEKIASFFQNGNKEGTPHVPKNPVQTPQTWWKDNAKHIWHGMICALTYEEKTSGSDGEKKIEKDDAVYKKFFGTPNGNPLPQPGTNGTSNEPISQYQYDQVVLKEENNGAMSTSPKSTSAAPSDNTPTTLTQFVLRPTYFRYLEEWGQNFCKERKKRLAQIYEDCRGNDKVCSGDGEDCEEVRKQDYSKISNFNCPGCGRECRKYKNWIKTKRTEFDEQKKAYVDRKDKYKTENKGAESKHHSISDQNFVKKLGTDYASIESFLEKLGSCSKNNKDNGDGTINFKEPDVTFKPADNCKPCSEFKVKCENGKCSGGGKKVNCNRKNTIAATEIANMINSTEGVFMTVSDNSDHKFEGGLEPCGSANIFKGIRKDVWKCGEYCGVDICEPNTFDGKQNGKEYIQIRALLKRWVEYFLEDYNKIKHKISHCMRKGEKTICINDCVEKWINIKKKEWETIRERYVKQYTTGHSDIYKVTSFLEDPQFHNEVLKAIKPCGDLDKFQNSTDCTVAGSSENGVTNKKDIVECLLENLKTKAKTCPNQANGENQTCDSLPHVEDDDDEEPLEETEENTVEQPNICPQLPKPPPQPGDEDGCKQASPAPSEGTENQPPVIKPEEEAPAPRTPRPRPKPPQEPQPYLPPALKNAMLSSTIMWSIGIGFATFTYFYLKKKSKSSVGNLFQILQIPKSDFDIPTKLSPNRYIPYTSGKYRGKRYIYLEGDSGTDSGYTDHYSDITSSSESEYEEMDINDIYVPGTPKYKTLIEVVLEPSGNNTTASGNNTTASGKNTPSDTQNDIPSGDTPNNKLTDNEWNTLKDEFISNMLQSEQPKDVPNDYSSGDIPFNTQPSTLYFDNNQEKPFITSIHDRDLYTGEEYNYNVNMSTNSMDDIPISGKNDVYSGIDLINDTLSGNHNVDIYDELLKRKENELFGTKHHTKHTNTYNVAKPARDDPLHNQLNLFHTWLDRHRNMCEKWKNDNERLAKLKEEWENDTSTSGNKHSDIPSGKLSDTPSDNNIHSDIHPSDIPSGKLSDIPSDNNIPSSNKTLNTDVSIQIDMNNPKTTNEFTYVDSNPNQVDDTYVDSNPDNSSMDTILEDLDKPFNEPYYDVQDDIYYDVHDHDTSTVDTNAMDVPSKVQIEMSVKNHKLVKEKYPIGDVWDI, via the exons ATGGGGCCCCAGCCGGCTGTGACTGACTATAGTAAAGCCACAAATGTAAAGTATCTTTTTGATTTAATTGGAGAAACTGTACAGAAAAAAGCCAAGGAAAAAGCAGATGTTGCTTCTAGAAAATATTTTGAGGAATTGCATGGAGATTTGTCAAAAGCAACATATAAGAAAGATAAAAATCCTGAAGGAACAACACCACCAAACCCATGCAAACTCGAATATCAATATCACACTAATGTTACTAAAGGTGAGGATAAAGAGTATCCTTGTCTTGGTAGAAAAACAGTTCGTTTTTCTGATAAAGAAGGAGCAGAATGTTACAagacaaaaataaaagatagtACTACAGATACAGTAGGAGCATGTGCTCCGTATAGACGATTATATATGTGCGACAGAAATTTAGAACATATAGAACCTACGAAAATAACAAcacataatttattattggATGTGTGCCTTGCAGCACAATACGAAGGACAATCAATATCACAAAATCATGGAAAACATCAACTAAGTTATCCTGATTCTCCTTCCCAATTATGTACTGAGTTAGCACGAAGTTTTGCAGATATAGGTGATATTGTCAGAGGAAGAGATCTATATCGTGGTAATAATAgagaaaatgataaattagaaaagaaattaaaaggatattttaagaaaatatatgacAATTTGGTTGAGAAGAAGAAGGAGGAAGCAGAAACAGACTACAAAGATGATGCTCCAGATTTTTATCAATTAAGGGAAGATTGGTGGGCACTTAATAGACAAGATGTATGGAAAGCTATCACGTGCGACGCACATGACTCTCGTTATAGGAAAATGGGAGCAGATGGCAGTATAACAGAATCGGCTATGAGACAATGTAGAAACGTTGCAGATGTTCCCACTAATTTCGATTATGTGCCGCAGTATCTTCGCTGGTTCGAGGAATGGGCAGAAGATTTTTGTCGTAAACGAAAACATAAATTAAAGGATGCGATACAAAAATGTCGTGGACAAGATGGAACCGGTAAGGACCGATATTGTGATCTTAATAGGTATGATTGTAAGAGAACTATAAGTGCAAAACATGAACTTGTGCAAGGAGAGGAATGTAAAAAATGTTCTGTTGTATGTATTCCTTTTGGACCCTGGATAGATAACCAAAAACAAGAAtttgaaaaacaaaaaaacaaatatacaaatgaaataaacaaaaagcATGATGAAACAACAAAAGAAATATCAGGTAATAGAAGGAAAAAACGAAGTTTGACtactaaaaattataaaggatatgatgaagaattttataaaatatttaaagatGAATATCCAGATGTTGATAAATTTTTAGATTTATTAAGTAAAGAAACAGCATGTGAATCTCAACCTTATGATGAACCAAGAACAATTTCAATTAATttcaaaaattataagaacCCTGATATATTTTCTCATACGGAATATTGTCAAGCATGTCCGTGGTGTGGAATGACATGTACCTTTGATGGTAAATGTACAAAAAACCCAGAGGAATTATGCCACCATAAAATTGTTCAAAAAGAATACCCTGATACAAATACTACCGATATACCAATACTTACACCTGATACAACAAAAAGTAATATCgtagaaaaatatagaaatttttgtaatagtagtgatgataataacagTGATCAAATTAATAATTGGCAATGTCATTATGATGAAAGTAAGAAAAGTGGACAAAATGATAATTGTGTAGAAGGAACATGgcaaaattttaaaaaggaTCAAAAGGTTACGTCTTATAATGCTTTTTTTTGGAAATGGGTTTCAGAAATGTTGGACGATTCTATAAAATGGAGGGCAGAACTTGATAAATgcttaaaaaatgataagaaaacatgtggaaaaaaaaaatgtaatagaGACTgtaaatgttttaaaaaatgggttgaacaaaaaaaagaaaaggaatgGAAGGcaataaaaaaacattttaaaaagcAAAAAGATATGATAGAAACTGGTATGCCTCCTGAAATGGCACTTAAAATTCTTTTAAATGATGTTTTTTTGCAAGATATGGAAAAAGCTCAGGGAGATCCACAACACATAGCGAAAATTAAAGaacttttgaaaaaaaatgatgagaAAGTAAATAATCTTTCCAATATGGAAACAATATTTGATTTCCTACTCCAAGAGGAAGAACAAGACGCCCAAAAATGCGTATCAAATAATCCAGAAAAATGCGAAGAAACGCAAAAACCACCAACAGATGGAGCTCCTGGTGGCGCCGGCCCCTCACCCGACACCGGCACAGACGACAACCTCGAGGACATCGACTCCGATGGTGAAGAAGACGATGACGTGTCTCACGTCGACGAGGAGGAGCCGGAGGACAACCCGGTGGAGGGGTCGTCGGAGGAGGAAAAACAAGAGGTGGTGAAGGACACGGAGGCGGCGGTACCAAAACAAGACACACAACCAAAAGAGGAAGTAAATCCATGTAAAATAGTTGAAGAACTATTTAAGAGCACCAAAAATTTTGAAGATGCATGTGGTCTCAAATACGGCAAAAACTACGGCTGGAAATGTGTTCCTACCACAAGTGATAAAGGTAGTGAACCCACTGCTCGTGGTCACTCACATGTCGCACGTAGTGCCGACGGTGCCCCTAGTGGTGATAAGGACGGCGCCATATGTATCCCACCAAGGAGGCGAAAACTATACCTACACAAAATAGAAGGCGTCGATACCACCGACGACAAGTCATTACGTAAGTGGTTTATCGAGAGTGCCGCTGTggaaactttttttttatgggaTAGATACAAGAAATTGAATACACCACAAAGTGGGTCACCACTACTCGGAGGTGGATTACCAGGAGTTGGTGTTGAAAACGGCGACGACGAAAACAACCCCGAAAAACTGTTACAAAAAGGTGAAATACCTGATGGTTTCTTGCGACAAATGTTCTATACATTAGGGGATTATAgggatatattatttagtgGTGATAAAGACAAGAAGAATGGTTACAGCGACATAGTTAGTGGTGATAATGTAATTAAGGAAAGAGAAAACacaataaaagaaaagatagCGAGTTTTTTTCAAAATGGCAACAAAGAAGGTACTCCTCATGTCCCCAAAAACCCCGTCCAAACACCACAAACCTGGTGGAAAGACAACGCAAAACACATTTGGCATGGAATGATATGTGCCTTAACCTATGAAGAGAAGACAAGTGGTAGTGATggcgaaaaaaaaatagaaaaggaTGATGCAGTGtacaaaaaattttttgGCACCCCAAACGGAAACCCTCTCCCCCAACCTGGCACAAACGGCACCTCCAACGAGCCCATCTCCCAATACCAATACGACCAAGTGGTACTTAAAGAAGAAAACAATGGTGCCATGTCTACCAGTCCCAAATCCACCTCCGCAGCCCCTAGTGATAACACCCCCACCACCCTCACCCAATTTGTGTTACGCCCCACCTACTTCCGATACCTTGAAGAATGGGGTCAAAATTTTTGTAAAGAGAGGAAGAAGCGCTTGGCACAAATTTATGAGGATTGTCGTGGTAATGACAAGGTTTGTAGTGGGGATGGCGAAGATTGTGAAGAGGTTCGTAAACAGGATTATAGTAAAATTTCGAATTTTAATTGTCCCGGTTGTGGAAGAGAatgtagaaaatataaaaattggataaaaacaaaaagaacaGAATttgatgaacaaaaaaaggCATATGTTGACCGAAAAGACAAATACAAAACAGAAAATAAGGGTGCTGAAAGTAAGCATCATAGTATATCTGATCAAAATTTTGTTAAAAAGCTTGGTACTGATTATGCGTCTATTGAATCATTTTTGGAAAAGTTAGGATCATGttctaaaaataataaggataATGGAGACGGTACAATAAATTTTAAGGAACCAGACGTAACATTTAAACCTGCAGATAATTGTAAACCATGTTCTGAATTTAAAGTTAAATGTGAAAATGGTAAATGCAGTGGTGGTGGTAAAAAAGTGAACTGCAATCGTAAAAATACTATTGCTGCAACAGAAATTgcaaatatgataaattctACTGAAGGAGTTTTTATGACTGTTAGTGATAACAGTGACCACAAATTTGAAGGTGGTTTAGAGCCTTGTGGAAGtgcaaatatttttaaaggtATTAGAAAAGATGTATGGAAATGTGGTGAATACTGTGGTGTAGATATATGTGAACCGAATACCTTTGATGGGAAACAAAATGgtaaagaatatatacaaattagAGCATTGCTTAAACGTTGGgtagaatattttttagaagattataataaaattaaacataAAATTTCACATTGTATGAGAAAGGGTGAAAAAACCATATGTATAAATGACTGTGTAGAAAAatggataaatataaaaaaaaaagaatgggAAACAATACGAGAACGTTACGTCAAACAATATACAACTGGTCATTCAGATATTTACAAAGTGACAAGTTTTTTGGAGGACCCACAGTTTCACAATGAAGTTCTGAAAGCTATAAAACCTTGTGGTGATTTAGATAAGTTTCAAAATTCAACTGATTGTACTGTCGCAGGGAGCTCAGAAAATGGAGTTACTAACAAAAAGGATATCGTAGAATGTTTGCTTGAAAATCTTAAAACAAAAGCAAAAACTTGTCCAAACCAAGCTAATGGCGAAAACCAAACGTGTGATTCCCTCCCTCATGTTGAAGACGATGACGATGAGGAACCCCTTGAAGAAACAGAAGAAAATACTGTGGAACAACCGAACATTTGTCCGCAACTACCAAAACCACCACCACAACCAGGGGATGAAGACGGTTGTAAACAGGCATCACCAGCACCTAGTGAAGGCACAGAGAACCAACCCCCTGTGATCAAGCCCGAAGAAGAAGCACCGGCACCAAGAACCCCAAGACCTCGACCAAAACCCCCACAAGAACCCCAACCCTACTTACCACCCGCATTAAAAAATGCCATGTTATCTTCTACCATCATGTGGAGTATTGGCATCGGTTTTGCTACATTcacttatttttatctaaag aaaaaatCCAAATCATCTGTTGGAAATTTATTCCAAATACTGCAAATACCCAAAAGTGATTTTGATATACCGACAAAACTTTCACCCAATAGATATATACCTTATACTAGTGGTAAATACAGAGGCAAACGGTACATTTACCTTGAAGGAGATAGTGGAACTGATAGTGGTTACACCGATCATTATAGTGATATTACTTCCTCTTCCGAAAGTGAGTATGAAGAAAtggatattaatgatatatatgtaccaGGTACtcctaaatataaaacattgatCGAAGTAGTACTAGAACCTAGTGGTAACAACACAACAGCTAGTGGTAACAACACAACAGCTAGTGGTAAAAACACACCTAGTGATACACAAAATGATATACCAAGTGGTGATACACCTAACAATAAACTTACAGATAATGAGTGGAATACATTGAAAGATGAATTTATATCTAATATGTTACAAAGTGAACAACCAAAGGATGTACCAAATGATTATAGTAGCGGAGATATTCCATTCAATACACAACCGAGtactttatattttgataataatcaAGAAAAACCTTTTATTACTTCTATTCATGATAGGGATTTATATACTGGagaagaatataattataatgttaaTATGAGTACTAATAGTATGGATGATATTCCAATAAGTGGTAAAAATGATGTATACAGTGGTATAGATTTAATTAATGACACGTTAAGTGGTAACCATAATGTTGATATTTATGATGAATTGTTGAAacgaaaagaaaatgaattatttggAACAAAACATCATACAAAACatacaaatacatataatgtcGCCAAACCTGCACGTGACGACCCCCTACACAATCAATTGAATTTGTTCCATACATGGTTAGATCGACATAGAAATATGTGCGAAAAGTggaaaaatgataatgagCGGTTAGccaaattaaaagaagagtGGGAAAATGATACATCAACTAGTGGTAACAAACATAGTGACATACCTAGTGGTAAACTAAGTGATACACCTAGTGATAACAACATACATAGTGATATTCATCCTAGTGACATACCTAGTGGTAAACTAAGTGACATACCTAGTGATAACAACATACCTAGTAGTAATAAAACGTTAAATACTGATGTTTCTATACAGATAGATATGAATAATCCCAAAACTACAAATGAGTTTACATATGTGGATAGTAACCCCAACCAAGTGGATGACACCTACGTGGATAGTAACCCTGACAATTCTTCTATGGATACTATCTTGGAGGATCTGGACAAACCATTTAATGAACCCTATTATGATGTGCAAgatgatatttattatgatgtACATGATCATGATACATCAACTGTGGATACTAATGCTATGGATGTTCCTAGTAAAGTACAAATTGAAATGAGTGTAAAAAATCACAAATTGGTGAAAGAGAAATATCCTATAGGAGATGTAtgggatatataa
- a CDS encoding rifin, whose translation MKIHYINILLFALPLNILIYNQRNHNSTTHHTLKIPITRLLCECELYSPSNYDNDPQLKKIMENFNKQTQQRFEEYDERMKTTRQKCKDKCDKEIQKIILKDKLEKELMDKFATLQTDIQSDDIPTCVCEKSLADKVEKNCMKCTQNLGGIVAPSSGVLAGIAELGLNAWKTTEITAAIAAAEQAGAAKGLAAGAAKGVAEVIAQVESQFHLSTIGVNELGSVINVTNYNNSQFIFKAIFTKYRGSCLPSPPDRLTVAAGEETFCRTVNALGFTRRNVFDPSLLQDSIKSVGNQIVTKAETAASTETAKVTASETATLKAAKVGEVNATYMGYQTPIIVSIAAIVVIVLVMVIIYLILRYRRKKKMKKKLQYIKLLKE comes from the exons atgaaaatccattatattaatatattattgtttgctcttccattaaatatattg atatataatcaAAGGAACCATAACAGCACCACACATCATACATTAAAAATACCAATCACTAGATTATTATGCGAATGCGAATTATATTCACCTTCCAACTATGACAATGACCCacaattgaaaaaaataatggaaAATTTCAATAAACAGACACAACAAAGATTTGAAGAATACGATGAAAGGATGAAAACTACACGCCAAAAATGTAAAGATAAATGCGAtaaagaaatacaaaaaattatattaaaagataaattggaaaaagaattaatggACAAATTTGCCACATTACAAACTGATATACAAAGTGACGACATTCCGACATGTGTTTGCGAAAAGTCGTTAGCAGATAAAGTGGAAAAAAATTGTATGAAATGTACACAAAATTTGGGAGGTATTGTTGCACCCTCTTCAGGAGTATTAGCAGGAATTGCTGAACTTGGGCTAAATGCATGGAAAACTACAGAAATTACGGCCGCTATTGCAGCTGCCGAACAAGCAGGTGCAGCTAAGGGTTTGGCTGCAGGTGCTGCTAAGGGTGTGGCTGAAGTAATTGCACAAGTAGAATCACAATTTCATTTATCAACTATAGGTGTTAATGAATTGGGGTCAGTTATTAATGtaacaaattataataattcccAATTTATTTTCAAAgctatttttacaaaatatcgAGGGTCCTGTCTTCCTTCTCCCCCTGATCGTTTGACTGTTGCTGCCGGTGAAGAGACTTTTTGCCGTACTGTTAATGCATTAGGTTTTACTCGAAGGAATGTTTTTGACCCAAGTTTATTACAAGATTCTATAAAATCAGTTGGAAACCAAATTGTAACAAAAGCTGAAACTGCCGCTTCTACTGAAACTGCCAAAGTTACTGCTTCTGAAACAGCAACTCTTAAAGCAGCAAAGGTGGGTGAAGTAAACGCTACATATATGGGTTACCAAACTCCTATTATTGTTTCCATTGCTGCAATTGTAGTTATAGTTTTGGTTAtggtaattatttatttaattttacgttatagacgaaaaaaaaaaatgaagaaaaaactccaatatataaaattgttaAAAGAATAG